One Companilactobacillus farciminis KCTC 3681 = DSM 20184 genomic window, TTGAAAAATATATTTGAATATATTTTATTATAATAGAATTAATCGCATCTACGGGGGTGGAGTTCTTGGATAGCTTTACTGACTTATTTCTTTCAAAATCAGAAATAGAAAAGATACAACTATTTAACAAGATTAAATTGATCAGAACTAATCAATTGGCAAGTGCTAATTTGATTGGAACGTATCGTAATCGTGATATTCAAGTTAAGGATATCAATTTGCGTAAGGCTGCTTATCAAATGAATAAGAGTTACGGCAGCGTTTATAATACTTTTTTGGGGATTCAAGAAGACTTTAAGAGAATCCTAGATAAGGATGAATATAGTACAGAAGAGATGTTTGATGTTACTAGGGATGCTTATCATGCCTTTTTGACGACTAACTCTGATGGTTACTTGTTCTTAGATGCTATTGTTAAGAATAAGGAAACTTCTTTTAAACATTTCTATGAGACCTTAGAAAGCAGCAAGGCAACTGTTTTACGTCATTTAAAGCCTATGAGAGGCTATTTGAAACGCTTTGGTGTCAGAATTGCTTACGAACCAATGCGTTTTGTAGGTGATGAGGAATCAATTCGTTTGGCTATCGCAGCATTGTATTGGAATGCTACTAGGGGATACGTATGGCCATTTGAAGATTTCACACAAAGCACAGCTTTCAAAGTTGTCGATATTGCTTTAGACAAGTATCGTCTGAAACCAACTAACCATATTACGAAGATGTTCTATGCTTACGTCGTTATGGCTCACTTGTATCGAATTATCGAAGGTAATCACGTTCAAAACATGGACGCTTTGAATGTCATTAATTATCCTTTCCCTAATATTTTTGAGAGCGCTGGCTCAATGCTTGAAGGGGATACTGGTAGTAAAAAGGTAAGGGAATTGAAACGTGCCATTAAGGAAGATGTCAGTTATGAAGAGCAAATGTTCCAATCAGCTGACTTTTACATCCTATTAATGTGTGTACCAGCAACCTTTGAAGTTTCAGAAGATTATTTACAATCGGTTTCTAAGCAACTAGTTAGATATAATCCACTATTTGCCAACTTCATCGACGATTTCTTGGAACTTATTCCAATTGACGTGGAACAGACTGTTTCAGATATGGCTATGTCACATAGTGAATTTTTGAGATACAAGTATAATTTGACGACATGTATCATCGGTGTTCTAGCTCTAGATCACAATTACATTGAGATTTTGAACTTGTACTCAGGCTTTGGAGATGCTATCAGCAAGTTGAATGATGAAGGACTAGAGAGCAAGATTTATTCAACTGTTCAACATTTGATGTTGCGTGATAAGTATCAA contains:
- a CDS encoding helix-turn-helix domain-containing protein encodes the protein MEFLDSFTDLFLSKSEIEKIQLFNKIKLIRTNQLASANLIGTYRNRDIQVKDINLRKAAYQMNKSYGSVYNTFLGIQEDFKRILDKDEYSTEEMFDVTRDAYHAFLTTNSDGYLFLDAIVKNKETSFKHFYETLESSKATVLRHLKPMRGYLKRFGVRIAYEPMRFVGDEESIRLAIAALYWNATRGYVWPFEDFTQSTAFKVVDIALDKYRLKPTNHITKMFYAYVVMAHLYRIIEGNHVQNMDALNVINYPFPNIFESAGSMLEGDTGSKKVRELKRAIKEDVSYEEQMFQSADFYILLMCVPATFEVSEDYLQSVSKQLVRYNPLFANFIDDFLELIPIDVEQTVSDMAMSHSEFLRYKYNLTTCIIGVLALDHNYIEILNLYSGFGDAISKLNDEGLESKIYSTVQHLMLRDKYQSLNGKAKQISEAIYAIAYRFFSLYNKHIQVKVYLELESFFLVYSDLAVTLQSLPYAKIVSDPKEADIVVTANSANPPADEMKKDVCIYRWMYNGVDGQMGGLLNLIYKIWTEEKVTENPNL